TGGAGGGACATGGCGGAGAAGAACATGAGGAGCATTAAACTTCTCAGTTGATAGCACAGTTCCAAGAGCATATTTGCTCAAAACATCGCAAAGCGCGATCTAAAGAACTCATGTGCAGCGTGAAAACCACGTTTCTAGTCGTTAACGTACTTTTGTTAGTTTTGTAATCAAAGCAAGGAAAATCAACATGGATCCATTAGTTCAGGCTGCTTCAGTTCTCGCTGCTGCTTTAGCGATTGGTTTAGCTGCAATTGGCCCTGGTATCGGTCAAGGTAACGCTGCTGGACAAGCAGTAGAAGGTATTGCTCGTCAACCTGAAGCAGAAGGAAAAATTCGCGGTACTCTGCTATTAACCTTGGCATTCATGGAATCCTTGACTATCTATGGTCTAGTAATTGCCCTGGTATTGCTGTTCGCTAACCCCTTCGGTTAATACCTGAAAATTTTTGTGAGTGTGGAGACGTGAATCATCACGCCTCTACAATCAAAACGTTTTGGGTATCTCAATAGTTATAATGTTCAGTTGACCCTTGTTGGCTATGGGTCTCTAAAATATGAAAGGTTGGATGACGTTGCTAGCCATGAAAACTGCTACTCCAGCCAAAGAGGAGACAAATGTTTGATTTCGATGCTACCTTGCCCTTCATGGCATTGCAATTCCTGCTATTAGCAGCTGTGTTGAATGCAATTTTCTATAAGCCACTGACCAAGGTACTAGACGATCGCGATAGTTACATCCGAACGAATACCCTTGAGGCGCGGGAGAGCTTGGCTAAAGCCGAGCGCTTGGCTACTGAATATGAGCAGCAACTCGCAGACGCTCGCAGACAATCGCAAGCTACTGTAGAAGCCGCTCAACTTGAAGCTAAGAAAATTACTGCCGAAAAAATTGCTGAAGCCCAAAAGGAAGCTCAGTCTCAACGAGAACAAGCTTCTGTTGAAATAGAGCAACAAAAACAACAAGCTTTTAGCACCTTAGAGCAACAAGTTGATGCTCTAAGTAGGCAGATTCTAGAAAAACTATTGGGGCCAACTCCAGTTAGATAAGCTAACGAGATTGGTTCTGTGTAAAGCATACGCGCAACTGGCCCCTAGTCCAGAGCGCAAAATTTAAGTGTCAAAAAAAGGCACTTTTTCCCTTCTTGGGAAAGATACTTAATTTCCTGACAGGGAAAAGATACTTAAATTTCCTTCCCTAGGGGAAAATACAACGTATTAGCAAGCGAGCAGCGCACTTGTAAATGGGTATCATGGGGACATTCTTATTACTTGCCGCAGAAGCGAACGCTGTTCACTCTGAATTGGCAGAAGGCGCAGCAGAAGGTGGTTTCGGTCTAAACCTAGACATTTTTGAAACCAATCTGATCAATCTAGCGATTCTGGTTGGCATACTATTCTACTTCGGACGTAAGGTTTTAAGCAATATCCTGAACGAGCGACAATCCAATATTGCCACCGCAATTCAGGAAGCAGAAGGGCGCTTAAAAGAGGCAAAGACTGCCCTTTCCCAAGCGCAAGAGCAGTTGAAGCAATCTCAAGCAGAAGCAGAACGTATCCGCCAATCGGCCGTAGAAAACGCCCAAAAAGCGAAAGAAGCCTTGTTAGCGAAAGCAGTGCAAGACGTAGAACGCTTGAAACAAACAGCAGCAGCAGATTTGAACACCGAAACCGAGCGAGCGATCGCTCAATTACGGCAACGAGTTGCTACGCTAGCATTGCAAAAAGTCGAATCACAACTTAAAGGCGGGATTGCCGACGATGCTCAACAAAGTTTAATTGATCGTAGCATCGCACAATTGGGAGGCAATGTATGACAAGTCAGGTAGCGGCAGCCGAAGTAGCCCAGCCTTATGCACAGGCGCTTTTGTCAATAGCGCAATCGAAAAATTTGACAGAAGAGTTCGGAGAAGATGCGCGGACTTTCCTGGGACTGCTCAGAGCAGACAAACAGCTACACAACTTCTTCAGCAACCCGTTTATTCAGGCTGAGAACAAAAAAGCTCTCATCAAACAAATACTCGGTGAAGGCTCTAACCCCTACTTACGCAACTTTTTGTTGATACTAGTAGACAAACGCCGCATTGCATTCTTGGAATCGATTTTTCAACAATATCTGGCGCTGTTGCGGCAGCTGAATCAAACCGTATTAGCGGAAGTAATTTCAGCCGTTCCCCTCACAGAAGCTCAACAGCAGGCAATCATCCAAAAGGTCATTGCCATCAGTAATGCTCGCCAGGTAGAACTAGAAACCAAGGTAGACAGTGAGTTAATTGGTGGTGTGATTATTAAAGTAGGTTCGCAGGTAATTGATGCCAGTATCCGGGGTCAGCTGCGTCGCCTTTCATTGCGCTTAACTAATAGCTAGAAGGTTAGGAGTTAGAGAGACGCGATTATACTCTTACGAGAAGCCGCTCTACGAGCGTCTACGCGTCTGTACAGGAGTTAGAAGTTAGGAGTTAGGTAAATAGTAATTTATTTTGACTTTTAACTTGTAATTTTTGCATTTTTAACTCATCACTCCTAACTCTTAACTCCTAACTGAATTAATTTTTCCGTCTCGAAAGCAAACAAGATAGACACATGAGCATATCAATTAGACCTGACGAAATTAGCAGCATTATCCAACAACAAATCGAGCAATACGATCAAGAGGTCAAAGTTGCTAACGTTGGTACTGTCCTACAAGTAGGTGACGGTATTGCCCGGATCTATGGTCTGGAAAAGGCTATGGCTGGGGAACTCTTAGAATTTGAAGATGGCACAATTGGCATCGCCCAAAACTTAGAAGAAGACAACGTGGGCGCGGTGTTGATGGGTGAAGGGCTGGAAATTCAAGAAGGTAGTTCTGTAACCGCTACTGGTAGAATTGCTCAGATTCCAGTCGGAGAAGCCTTAATTGGAAGAGTTGTAGACGCTTTAGGTCGTCCCATTGATGGTAAGGGAGACATCAAATCCTCAGAAAGCCGTTTGATTGAATCTCCAGCGCCTGGTATCATTGCTCGTCGATCTGTACACGAACCCATGCAAACGGGGATTACAGCTATTGACTCAATGATTCCCATCGGTCGCGGTCAACGGGAATTGATTATTGGCGATCGCCAAACCGGTAAAACTGCGATCGCGATCGACACAATCATCAACCAAAAAGAAGAAGATGTAATTTGTGTATACGTTGCGATCGGTCAAAAAGCTTCTACCGTAGCTAACGTGGTGCAGACATTGCAAGAAAAAGGCGCAATGGATTACACCATCGTTGTCGCAGCTAGTGCCAGTGAACCAGCAACACTACAATACCTAGCTCCTTACACAGGCGCAACTATTGCTGAGTACTTTATGTACAAAGGCAAAGCTACCCTGGTAATTTACGACGATCTCTCCAAGCAAGCCCAAGCTTATCGCCAAATGTCCCTGTTGCTGCGTCGTCCACCCGGACGCGAAGCTTACCCCGGAGATGTATTCTACATTCACTCTCGCTTGTTAGAAAGAGCCGCAAAGCTAAGTGATGAATTAGGTAAAGGCAGTATGACCGCCCTACCAATCATCGAAACCCAAGCTGGTGACGTTTCGGCATACATCCCCACCAACGTAATTTCCATTACCGATGGTCAAATATTCCTATCTTCTGACTTGTTCAACGCTGGTATCCGTCCGGCTGTGAACCCCGGTATTTCAGTATCCCGCGTGGGTTCTGCGGCACAAACCAAGGCAATGAAAAAAGTTGCCGGTAAGATTAAATTGGAACTAGCCCAATTTGACGACTTGCAAGCCTTCGCTCAATTTGCTTCTGACTTAGATAAAGCCACTCAAGACCAGTTGGCACGTGGTCAACGGTTGCGCGAACTTCTCAAGCAGCCACAAAATTCGCCACTCTCGGTATACGAGCAAGTAGCAATTTTATACGCTGGTATTAATGGTTACTTAGATGACGTTCCTGTAGATAAAGTCACCAGCTTTACCCAAGGTCTGCGGGAGTACTTAAAGACTGGTAAAACACAGTATGCCGAAGGAGTAAGAACCTCCAAAGCACTAGGTGATGCAGAAGAAGCTGCTTTGAAGGAAGCACTTACCGAATACAAGAAGACCTTCAAAGCAGCAGCGTAATTACAGTGCTGAGTGCTGAGTGCCGAGTGCTGAGTAGCTATAAGTGTTGAGTTGAAGAAAGTTTTTCATTCAAAACTCAAAATTTCAAACTCAGAACTCAGGACTCAGACCTCAGAACTCAGAACTCAGGACTCAGAACTTAAAGTTATGGCCAATCTAAAAGCAATACGCGATCGCATTCAGTCGGTCAAAAACACCAAAAAAATCACAGAAGCCATGCGTCTCGTAGCTGCGGCTAGAGTGCGTCGGGCGCAAGAACAAGTACTAGCGACTCGCCCCTTTGCCGATCGCTTGGCACAAGTATTATATGGTTTACAAAGCCGTCTGCGCTTTGAAGAAGCAAACCTGCCACTGCTGAGAAAAAGAGAAGTTAAGTCAGTCGGGCTATTGGTAATTTCAGGCGATCGCGGTCTATGCGGCGGCTACAATAATAACGTTATCCGTCGTGCAGAAAATCGCGCCAAGGAAATCAAAGCAGAAGGTTTAAACTATCAATTTGTACTCGTCGGACGCAAATCTACGCAGTACTTTCAACGCCGCGATCAGCCCATTGATGCTACCTACAGTGGCTTAGAGCAAATTCCTACCGCAGCAGAAGCTAATCAGATTGCTGATCAACTACTTTCCTTGTTCCTTTCGGAAGAAGTAGACCGCATCGAATTAATCTACACCAGATTCCTTTCCTTGGTTAGCTCCCGTCCTGTGGTGCAAACCTTACTGCCCCTCGATCCGCAAGGTCTAGAAGCAGCCGATGATGAAATCTTCCGCTTGACAACCCGTGGCGGTAAATTTGAAGTCGAACGGGAGAAAGTGGCTAGCCAAGTCCGCCCGTTGGCTCCTGACATGATTTTCGAGCAAGATCCAGTACAGATTCTCGATTCTTTGTTGCCCCTGTATCTGAGTAACCAGCTATTGCGGGCGCTGCAAGAATCTGCGGCTAGTGAACTAGCAGCGCGGATGACAGCTATGAGTAATGCCAGTGAAAATGCGGGTGAATTGATTAATACCCTCACGCTGTCTTACAACAAAGCTCGACAAGCTGCAATTACTCAAGAACTCCTTGAGGTTGTAGGTGGTGCTGAAGCACTAACTTAGAAAAATACTTGTTGTGGATTGTGACAAATAGCCAATCGTTAATGGTCTTTCAATTAGCGATTGGCTATTTTGCGTAATTGCAGCCATATAGAAGACTCATATTTGATTTCTGAAAACATTCGGTATACAACTCAAAGAGGCTTCTTGCCTATTGCCTCCTACGCAAACAATTATGGCTACGCCACGCTGCGCGAACAGAAATCAAAGCGGATTGCTATATCCTAACTTTGATAATTATGAATTACGAATTACGAATTCAAGAATCGCGTACTATAATTGAAGTATGAAGCGCATGGGTCCGTCACGGTTTCGACAGGTTGGCGAACGCTGCTCTGTGATTCAGGTCGAGAGTGAGTCTCCTCTCGGAAATCAAAGGCTCAAACAAAAAGTAAATGCGAATAACATCGTTAACTTTGCTCGTAAGGATGCTCTAGTAGCTGCCTAAACACCTCTTATAGGTTCGAGCGTCTTTAGTTTGACTCCGTTAAGGACTGAAGACCAAACCCCAACGGATGCTCTAGTAAGCGTTCTCTGGTTGGCTTGCTAGCTAAGATTAAATCAGAGAATCCTACGTTCGGGATAATGAACGATTCCCGCCTTGAGGGTCAGAAAGGCTAAACCTGTGAATGAGCGGGGGGTCAATACCCAATTTGGACAGCAGTTCGACTCTGCTCGGATCCACTAAGAATAAATAACAAGTCCACCTGATAATTTGATATCAAGGTGGATTTTGTTTTGTGCTGTCTGAATATATTAAATCAATAGACAGAATTGAGCCAAGAAAGGAACCAATTCAAAATCAAAATCAAAAATTAGTGGACTTTTAGCATTTCCCGATCAAAAGATGTTCATTTTCTCATACTTAAATTATTTAGCACTTCTGTGTACCTGAGCTACATCACCATCAACGTGCTAATTTTTACTAAAGTTTATTCAGGCTATTAAAATCTTCTTGGTCTGCATAATCAAAGTTCAAAGCAAAAGTTCGACATTCTAAATCCTTCCTTTGCTAATTGCTGCAAAATCTTGGTCGGTGATTTAATCCCTAACAGAGCCCCTGCTACAAAAGTATGTCATAGCAGCCTTCGACTTTGGCAGAAACGTCAAAGCGATCGCCTCTTAAGTTTTGCTATTACTATCATTGTAGTCAAAATCTGCGATCGCCTACCAATCCTGGCCCAACTTTTGCATTGAAGAAGTTACTAAGAGCCACGAGAAGCTTTAATTATTCTGTTCTTGAGGTTGTTTGCGTGCGGTTCCAAACCTTCTTCCTCTTTGTTTAAGTACCCGTCGTAATCGATCTGCACTCAAGCTTACCTGACGTTCAGATGCCAGTTTTTTCGCTAATTGTTTAGAGTTATAGGTCTGTGACTCTTGAGCTAAACAATTTTCTAGATAAACCAAATCTGATTCTGAATATCGAGGTTTTCCACCTCGACCAGGAGCATCCCACAGACCTGCTAAACCCATCTTTTCCCAACGATGAAGCGTTTGACGTACTGTTGAAATTGCCCAGTTCAAACCTTTAGCAATTTGCTCATTTTTTAAGCCACGATTATTTAGCAGTAAGACTTGAGCCCGATCCTTGGTGCGTTGAGGAGCATCTTTGGCTTTTCTTAACTCTTCTAAAGTCAGCTTTTCTTGCTCAGTTAGAAAGACTTTTAATCGGCATCCCATAATTAATAACCTTTTACACAGTTAATTGTTGCCACTTTTATTAAAAACTTGTTAGCTTCGTTCTGATTAATGTCTAAAGTCGATAATAAAGGACTGTATCATTAAACTTCTTAAATTATTTCTATGATGACGGTGATTCATCGAAACTTTAAAAATAATTTTTACGCCATTTACCATTGGGATGGGCAGAAAAACATATATATAGAAGCCTTCATCCTTTTTATTTAACTCATCTCTGGAAATTTCTCTTAACTATCTCCAAAAAATATTTATTTTCTCGACTTTACATAAACTTTATATTTCATATAACGATATTATTGCTTTAAACAAAAATATATTCAATCCCTACTGGAGAGAGAAAAAAATCGTGTTAACTTTCCTATTTTCCCTACCTTTCCTACCTTTCCTACCTTTCCTACTTATTTGTAAGATAGAGTATTAAAAAGCTAACTTTTAATCCATTCTCTTTAAGTCAATTATTTTACGCCATATTTACGCCATAATTACAGAGTTTGTTTATAAAGCCTAGTCTATTTTGTCATTGTATATACCACTCTCAAAAGAAAAAACCTTTATTTATCAACTTCCTTGTGCAGCCAGTCAAGAGGCAAAAGGCAATTGAAGAGCAAGCTTTTTGAGTTGTACTGAGTTTCAGATAATAGTACTAAATGTATGATAAGAGTTCTAGTTTTTTCAGTTTTTATTGTCAAATAATCTAAAGAAAATGATATTTTTAAATTAGAATAAAATTAAATAAATAGCAAAATAAAATACTAAGTATATTTTTGAGAGTAAATTAATATTGAGTATATTTTTTGAGTCATGTTTTTTGCTAAAAAACAGCAATAATTGATACAAGTTAAATTTTTCAAAAACTGATATTCATTACAACTTAAACAAAAAATAATAGAGAGAATGGGGGCAGAAGAAAAACCTGTTAATTTGCGCTCGGAGACGAATAATGGTAGCGATCGCAGAGAACGTTCAACATCGGCTAACTATACAAACTGTAGAAATTGCCCCTAACACAACGGCGATTCGCTCT
The Nostoc punctiforme PCC 73102 genome window above contains:
- the atpH gene encoding ATP synthase F1 subunit delta, which encodes MTSQVAAAEVAQPYAQALLSIAQSKNLTEEFGEDARTFLGLLRADKQLHNFFSNPFIQAENKKALIKQILGEGSNPYLRNFLLILVDKRRIAFLESIFQQYLALLRQLNQTVLAEVISAVPLTEAQQQAIIQKVIAISNARQVELETKVDSELIGGVIIKVGSQVIDASIRGQLRRLSLRLTNS
- a CDS encoding F0F1 ATP synthase subunit gamma, with protein sequence MANLKAIRDRIQSVKNTKKITEAMRLVAAARVRRAQEQVLATRPFADRLAQVLYGLQSRLRFEEANLPLLRKREVKSVGLLVISGDRGLCGGYNNNVIRRAENRAKEIKAEGLNYQFVLVGRKSTQYFQRRDQPIDATYSGLEQIPTAAEANQIADQLLSLFLSEEVDRIELIYTRFLSLVSSRPVVQTLLPLDPQGLEAADDEIFRLTTRGGKFEVEREKVASQVRPLAPDMIFEQDPVQILDSLLPLYLSNQLLRALQESAASELAARMTAMSNASENAGELINTLTLSYNKARQAAITQELLEVVGGAEALT
- a CDS encoding helix-turn-helix domain-containing protein — translated: MGCRLKVFLTEQEKLTLEELRKAKDAPQRTKDRAQVLLLNNRGLKNEQIAKGLNWAISTVRQTLHRWEKMGLAGLWDAPGRGGKPRYSESDLVYLENCLAQESQTYNSKQLAKKLASERQVSLSADRLRRVLKQRGRRFGTARKQPQEQNN
- a CDS encoding F0F1 ATP synthase subunit B': MFDFDATLPFMALQFLLLAAVLNAIFYKPLTKVLDDRDSYIRTNTLEARESLAKAERLATEYEQQLADARRQSQATVEAAQLEAKKITAEKIAEAQKEAQSQREQASVEIEQQKQQAFSTLEQQVDALSRQILEKLLGPTPVR
- the atpE gene encoding ATP synthase F0 subunit C is translated as MDPLVQAASVLAAALAIGLAAIGPGIGQGNAAGQAVEGIARQPEAEGKIRGTLLLTLAFMESLTIYGLVIALVLLFANPFG
- a CDS encoding F0F1 ATP synthase subunit B, which gives rise to MGIMGTFLLLAAEANAVHSELAEGAAEGGFGLNLDIFETNLINLAILVGILFYFGRKVLSNILNERQSNIATAIQEAEGRLKEAKTALSQAQEQLKQSQAEAERIRQSAVENAQKAKEALLAKAVQDVERLKQTAAADLNTETERAIAQLRQRVATLALQKVESQLKGGIADDAQQSLIDRSIAQLGGNV
- the atpA gene encoding F0F1 ATP synthase subunit alpha encodes the protein MSISIRPDEISSIIQQQIEQYDQEVKVANVGTVLQVGDGIARIYGLEKAMAGELLEFEDGTIGIAQNLEEDNVGAVLMGEGLEIQEGSSVTATGRIAQIPVGEALIGRVVDALGRPIDGKGDIKSSESRLIESPAPGIIARRSVHEPMQTGITAIDSMIPIGRGQRELIIGDRQTGKTAIAIDTIINQKEEDVICVYVAIGQKASTVANVVQTLQEKGAMDYTIVVAASASEPATLQYLAPYTGATIAEYFMYKGKATLVIYDDLSKQAQAYRQMSLLLRRPPGREAYPGDVFYIHSRLLERAAKLSDELGKGSMTALPIIETQAGDVSAYIPTNVISITDGQIFLSSDLFNAGIRPAVNPGISVSRVGSAAQTKAMKKVAGKIKLELAQFDDLQAFAQFASDLDKATQDQLARGQRLRELLKQPQNSPLSVYEQVAILYAGINGYLDDVPVDKVTSFTQGLREYLKTGKTQYAEGVRTSKALGDAEEAALKEALTEYKKTFKAAA